In the Manis javanica isolate MJ-LG chromosome 14, MJ_LKY, whole genome shotgun sequence genome, one interval contains:
- the LY9 gene encoding LOW QUALITY PROTEIN: T-lymphocyte surface antigen Ly-9 (The sequence of the model RefSeq protein was modified relative to this genomic sequence to represent the inferred CDS: deleted 1 base in 1 codon) gives MCTVTPRVHVHGNCGDCFLFQPESCKHILMAGPEGHGGDGTLRLFCNKPPECQPHVFSLFPWTHLLFLLMGLGASGKNSAPTVVTGIAGGSMTLSLNISVETEIEHVTWTCSQKALAFAKPEGLAILMDKNYEGRLNWSWRYLSINNLTLEDAGSYKAQINRNNYKVTTYKEFTLNIYEQLQKPRVTMKSVNMSENGTCNITLICFVDGMGKGVLYIWTLGDTHASESFGGSTLTVSWMPCDPDLLYTCTARNPVSQSSSHPVHVQQFCTDPGASRGRPMGEPVVGILGEAVTLPLEHPASHPIEKVVWIFNTSIISNKQEGAATADPLIKSKDPDRNTVWVSDQDYSLKTGQTKVEDAGPYHAYACSNASGVISTKHVTLLICRKLQEPKVTWSHTLAEDGSCRVTLVCSVDDPGHNVTYRWTFLQNGAVTSQEGSHLTVSWRRDENQTNFTCTASNPVSNSTWQFPSGDICPGRERSTKLWIGLSLMVPILLCVGIFSWCARKQKRPRFSGSAPDFSSSPAEAPAHTPEPAAGHQLCALHSPRHQKLDTPPQPARQQPQPRSDSSSDSDETTEEEEEGGGGRTEMRKPGSGRGHVYDLDTGHDLASEEQAEDDLATPGGGASASVGTGHTVYMQVNFSLQEKTANSQNKEDTTTIYCSIQKPQKIVRPPQQSDPESPEIPTYENFT, from the exons ATGTGCACTGTCACACCACGAGTACATGTGCACGGAAACTGCGGTGACTGCTTCCTCTTTCAGCCTGAGAGCTGCAAACACATCCTCATGGCGGGCCCAGAGGGACATGGAGGTGACGGGACCCTGCGGCTTTTCTGCAATAAGCCACCAGAGTGTCAGCCACATgtattctctctctttccatgGACGCATCTCCTCTTCCTGCTCATGG GACTAGGAGCCTCTGGGAAGAACTCAGCCCCTACAGTGGTGACAGGGATTGCGGGAGGTTCAATGACTCTCTCCCTGAACATTTCAGTAGAAACAGAGATTGAACATGTCACCTGGACTTGTTCCCAGAAAGCTCTTGCTTTTGCGAAGCCAGAAGGACTTGCTATCCTTATGGACAAAAACTACGAGGGCCGACTGAACTGGAGCTGGAGGTACTTGTCCATCAACAACCTGACCCTGGAAGATGCGGGATCCTACAAAGCCCAGATAAACCGAAATAATTATAAAGTCACCACGTACAAGGAATTCACCCTGAATATCTATG AGCAGCTGCAGAAGCCCCGAGTCACCATGAAGTCTGTGAACATGTCTGAGAACGGCACCTGTAACATTACCTTGATATGCTTTGTGGATGGGATGGGGAAAGGTGTTCTGTACATCTGGACCCTGGGGGACACCCATGCATCTGAGTCCTTTGGGGGCTCCACCCTCACCGTCTCCTGGATGCCCTGTGATCCAGACCTGCTGTACACCTGCACAGCCAGGAACCCGGTCAGCCAGAGCAGCTCCCATCCTGTCCATGTCCAGCAGTTCTGTACAG ATCCAGGAGCCTCCAGAGGAAGACCAATGGGGGAACCGGTGGTGGGGATACTGGGGGAGGCAGTGACACTGCCCCTGGAACATCCAGCCAGTCATCCCATAGAGAAAGTTGTCTGGATCTTTAACACGTCTATTATCAGcaacaagcaggaaggggcaGCAACGGCTGATCCACTCATTAAGTCCAAGGATCCTGACAGGAACACGGTGTGGGTCTCCGACCAGGACTACTCCCTGAAAACTGGCCAGACGAAGGTGGAGGACGCCGGCCCCTACCACGCCTATGCGTGCTCAAACGCCTCCGGAGTCATCAGCACAAAACATGTCACCCTGCTCATCTGCC GGAAGCTGCAAGAGCCGAAAGTCACCTGGAGCCACACCCTCGCTGAGGACGGCAGCTGCAGGGTCACCCTCGTGTGCTCAGTGGATGACCCTGGGCACAATGTGACCTACAGGTGGACTTTCCTGCAGAATGGAGCTGTCACATCTCAAGAGGGATCTCACCTCACTGTCTCCTGGAGAAGGGATGAAAATCAAACCAACTTCACATGCACTGCCAGCAACCCTGTCAGCAACAGCACCTGGCAGTTTCCATCTGGGGACATTTGTCCAG GGCGTGAAAGAAGCACGAAGCTTTGGATCGGACTCTCCCTGATGGTCCCCATCCTTCTGTGCGTGGGGATCTTCAGCTGGTGCGCTCGGAAGCAAAAAAGACCAC GTTTCTCAGGTTCCGCCCCAGACTTCAGTTCCAGCCCAGCTGAGGCCCCAGCTCACACACCAG AGCCCGCTGCTGGCCACCAGCTCTGCGCCCTGCACTCCCCAAGGCACCAGAAGCTGGACACTCCCCCTCAGCCTGCCAGGCAACAGCCCCAGCCCCGCTCTGACAGCAGCTCTGACAGCGATGAAAcaactgaggaggaggaggagggggggggaggg aggacggAGATGCGTAAGCCCGGCAGTGGCAGAGGCCACGTGTATGACTTGGACACTGGACATGACTTGGCCTCTGAGGAGCAAGCAGAGGATGATCTCGCCACTCCGGGAGGCGGGGCATCTGCATCTGTGGGCACAGGGCACACGGTGTATATGCAAGTGAACTTCAGCCTGCAG GAAAAGACAGCAAATTCTCAGAATAAAGAAGATACAACCACGATCTACTGCTCCATACAGAAACCTCAGAAG ATAGTGCGACCACCACAACAGAGTGATCCTGAGTCTCCTGAAATCCCTACCTACGAAAATTTCACCTGA